The segment TGCGATGGTCAGGCCGCTGACCAACAAGGGGACCGAGAGACGGCAGGCTCGCGCGGTGACGCAGATGAACAAGGTCAGCACTGGCACCAGAACGGCCAGACCCAGGGAGGTCTTCGAGCGGCTCAGCACCAGAAGGGCCAAGCCGGCCAGCAGAAGCCCCAAAGCCGCCAGACGTGCGAGGCCGACGCGGGTGGCCGCGTGATGGAGGGCGAAGAGGACGCCTAAGGCTGCAGCAGCGCCAAGGCCATTCTTCTGCGGAAACAAGCCTTCATATCCCAAAGGCCCCGGCGCCGTGACCGCGACCACGCCGAGATTGACCAGTAACACCGCTGCCAGCATCCAGAAGATGCGGTCCACCACCGCCTCGGGGTCGCTTGCCGCCACAATGGACAGGACCAGGGCGCCGACGATGGTGATCTGCAGGATCGCCCGCTTCAGGGCGGTGTCGGGCGCAACCGACCACAGCGTGGACAGGATGAACAGCCCCAGCAGCAGGGCGACCAGGATCAAGGCCGGCTGCCAAAGGGCAGCGCTGCGGCGGTAGGATGTTGCGACCCAGACGAAGGCCGCGGTCAGGAACATTGCGGGAAAGAACAGCTGGTTGAGCAGCGTGGACTGGGTCTCCGCCACCCGCTCGGCAAGCGCAGGGCCAGTATCGGGGCTCTGGCCATACAGGACCGGCCAGATGAAGAGGCTGTAAAAGAGGATCAGCGCGGGCAGCCAGCGTGCTACGGCGCGCGCCCAGATCTCGGTGCCGGCATCGGTGCGGACTTCGAGGGCGAGGCTCATGATGCGGGCACCAGCGAAAGGCGGCCGGCGGAGCGTCGAGCGCGGGCGATCAGAACGGCCGACCACAGGAGGGCCACGGTCTCGCCGGCTGTGACGGCCCAGATCGCATAGATCGGCGGCACCGCGGCGGAGAGGCCGGAGAGCGCGACCAGCGACACGGCGGACGCCCCCACCGAAACGAAGGCGAGCTGGCGGAACAGCCTGGCGGCCTGGAGGTAATAGCCCAGGCACATCTGTGCCATGCTGACCACGGTCGCGAGCCCCCAGGCCGCCGAGAGCATGGCGATGTCGGGGTAGCGGCCGTGGAACAGGGCGGGCTCGATCCAGCGCCAGGCGATCGCGAGAGCGGCGAGATAGACAAGGCTGAGGCCGAGGACGCCTGCCGTGCCCTGCCACAGGATGCGGCGGGCGCGGGGCACATCGCCTTCGACCACTGCCCGGGTCATGGCGGGACGGGCGATGCGGCCCCAGGCGGAGGCCAGGAGCGGCATCGGCCCCATCAGCACCCGTCCCGCCTGGATCTCGCCCAGGACGGTGCCGCCGCGGAGTGCTTCGACGACGAAGACATAGCCTCGATACTGCGCTTCCGTCGTGACCGCCCCGGTCAGGGTCCAACGGCTCTCCGTCCAGACCGTGCGATACGCGGCAAGGGCAGCTCCGAGGCGGGCCAACGCGTGGGACCCCGCCGCCAAGAGAACAGCCACCGCGTTGCCGAGCGACACGCCGAAGAGCATCGCCTTCACGGGGTCGAGGATCGTCCAGAACGCGGCGATGGCGGCGCCCGACAGCGCCACGGCCAAGGCATCGATCGCCAGGGCGCGGTGCGGCCGCAGCAGGGTGAAGGCCACCGCGCGCTGGGTCTCGCGCCACAGGCCCGTCGCACATAGGGATGCGGCGGCGAGAGCAAAGACCCAGTCGCCACTGGTGACGGCGCAGAGGCCGAGCACCATGGGCACCACTGCCGTCCTCAGCACGTGGTCCATGGTCAGCAGGTTCGCCAGGGTTGCGGCCTGACTCTCAGCCGGCCGGCCGGGAAGGCCGACGCCAATCGGCGTGGCGATCATGGCGTTATGCAGCGAGGTCAAGATCAGCAGGACCGTGAGCGCGTAGGTGAAGAGGCCGAATTGCTGCGAAGAGACATGCGCCAGCAGCAACAGGTTCAGCGCCAGGCTGAAGCCGCTGAGCAGGGCTTGGTCGATGAGCGACAGGAGGATCGCCTTGCGCATGGGGTCTCTCGAGTGATCGATGCCCCTACCTCCTGCAGGCCGCGTGCCATCCGGCGCAGGGCCCCGGCTCCTCAGCGAGGCACGAAAACTGCGACGGGAAACGTGCTTCAAGCGAAAGGCGCTCGCGATCGTGCCGAAATGAAACGATCCCGACTGCTGCCGTGCCGTTCCGATGCGGAGACCTGTTTCGATGACGAATTCAGCCAGCCTAAGCGGCCGCGTCCATTTTCTGGGCGCGCCTTATGACCTCCGGGCCGTCGAGGAGGTTCTCGCCTCGCTCCTTGCCGTCGGGCCCGAGGATCGTTTCCGCTACGTCGTCACGCCGAATGTCGATCACGTCACGCGCCTCACCGAGCGGCATGACCTGCTGCCCCTTTATGAGAGCGCCTGGCAGAGCTGGTGCGACAGCCATATCGTCCGGCGCCTGGGCTTTCTGGTTGGGCTGAGGCTGCCGCATCTGAACGGCACAGATGTGGTCGAACGCATCTTCGACGAGGTGCTGCGGCCCGGCGACCGGCTTGCGGTGATCGCGGCCCGGCCGGACGTGCTGGAGGCGCTCAGCACCAATTTCCCACAGTATGATTTCTTCGGGCATGTCCCGCCCATGGGCTTCGTCAACGACCCGCAGGCCTTTTCCGAATGCGTCGAGTTCGGTGCCCATTGCGGAGCCCGGTTCCTCTTCATCGCCGTGGGTGCGCCGCAATCGGAGCAGGTCGCCTATGCGATCTCGCGTGCGCCGGGCGCAACCGGCACAGCATTCTGCATCGGCGCTGCCATGGAGTTCATCGGCGGGGTCAAGACACGGGCGCCGGAAGTCATGCAGCGCCTCGGTTTCGAATGGCTGCACCGGCTGCTCTCGGAGCCCAGGAGGCTCTGGCGCCGCTATGTCCTCAGCGTCGGACCGCTGGCGATGCTGTTTGCCAAGGAGGTCGTCCGGTGGAGATGACCCGCATTGCGGCCGCAGACCGCCAGGACGCGCCGACCCGCCCCGTGATCCTGCATATCTCGTCGGACTATCCCAATCCCATCCGCACGCCCACCACGACGGCCGTCGAGCGGCTGGTGGACCGCCTCACCCTGTTCGATCAGGTCGTCATCTCGCTGCAGCGCATCGGCAATCCGTTCCGCTGCTACTGGAAGGACCTGGGCGAGGTGAATGGGCGGCGGCTCATCGCCCATGGCTATTTCGCCCTGCCTTTCGGGGTCGGCATGATCGTCTCGCAGTTTCTCCTCGCACGACGGATCGGGCGCTTCCTCACGCAAGAAGGAATCGTACCCACCACGGTCCACAGCCACAGGTTCACCTTCGAAGGCATCGCAGCCTGGCTCGTGGCACGACGCCGGAAGGCTGCTCTGTTCTACTCCGTCCGGGGAGAGGTCGAAGCCAAGGTGTTCCGGGCCAAGCCCACCTACAGACCATTGTTCCGCCGCATGGCGCGCGATGCGACGCGGGCGTTCTATGTCTCGGCCTGGTTCCGCGAGGGCTTCGAGCGGGTCACCGGGATCGACCCCAGGAAGACCCGGACGTTGCCGAATTTCGTGGAGAATGCGAGGCCGAAGATCACGCCCGTGGCTCCCGAGCCGATCCTGGTGACGGCCCTCAATCTCGATGCGCTGGAAAAGAAGGGCCTTCCGACCCTGCTCCAGGCCTTCGCTCTCGCAGGCGACGCGCTGAAGGACGTCCGGCTTGAGATCATCGGTTACGGGAGTGCGGCGGGGGCCGAGGCCGCCAAGGCGCTGATTGTGCGGCACGGTCTCCAGGGGCGCGCCTTCTTGCGGGGATACGTCCCCCATGCGCAGCTGCTCGAGGAGTTTCCGAGCCGGTTGGCGATGGTCTTGCCATCGCGGGACGAGACGTTCGGCATGGTCTATCTCGAGGCCCTGTTCGCCGGAACGCCCGTGCTCTATTCCAAAATGACGGGGATCGACGGCTATCTCGACGGGCTCGCCGTGGGCGAGGCGGCGGATCCTCACGACCCGGAGGACGTCGCCCGCGCGCTAACGGCCCTGGTCGGCGACAATGACGCCTATCGCAAACGGATCGAGGCCGAGGCGGGCGAGCTGTTCCGGCGGTTCGATCCGGTGCGCAATCTCGAGCTCTACCGCGACGATGTCCTGCGGGTCACGGCTGGCGGCCTCGAGACCGCCGTCATCGAGGTCCACCGCGACTGTGCCCCGCTGGAAGCGGAATGGCGGGCGCTGGAGGAGGGGGGACATGTCACCGCCTTCCAGCGTTACGACTTCGTTGCCCCGCTCTACGCCGCCTTTCAACGGCACCAACGGGCACAGCCGCTGATGGTCGTGGTGCGTCCACAGGCAGGGGCCGCGCCGATGATGATCCTGCCGCTCTGCGCCTATCGAGAGAGAGGGCTCAGGATGATCAGCGTTGCGGATCTCCGCGTCGCCGATTATTGCGCCCCGATCCTGGCGGCAGATTTCCCGGCGGAAGATGCGGCAGGCTTTCTCGACCTGTGGCGGCGCATCGAGGCGATGCTCCCCGATGCCGACGTCATCCGGCTGCGCAAACTGCCAGAGAAAGTCGGCGGGCTTACCAATCCGCTGCTGCATCTTCCGATCAAGGCGCCGTTCAGCGCCATGGCGCATGGGGTGCGGATCGGCACGCCGTGGCCCGAAAAGGCGCGGATGGTGATGAGCAGCAAGGCTCTGTCCGGGCTGCGGCGTCGCGAACGCCAGCTGAATGCCATCGCCCCGGTCTCTTTCGCCTCCCATAGCGGCGATGGCCAAGCGGAATCCCTCTATGAGACTCTGGCCCATCAGCGGATCGACCGTTTCGGCCGGCTGCAGCGCGAGGACATGATGCGCGAGGCCATGTGGAGCGAATTCTACCGGGACCTGACCCTGGGTCAAACCGCCCGGGCCTATGGCCGCGTGATCGGGTTGAAAGTCGGTGACGCGTTTGCTGCGACCGGCTTCGGCCTTGTCCATGACGATGCCTTCCATTTGCTGATGATGGCCTTCGACATGGATGGCCCCAGCCATCTCGCCCCGGGGCGGGTCATGCTGTTCAAGGCCATGGAAGCCTTTGCCGAAGATGGCATGACCTATTTCGATCTCACCGTCGGAGACGAGCCCTACAAGCAGAGCCTCGGTGCCGACGACCGCGTGCTCTACGAGGCGCTGAGCCCCCGCAGCGTCAAGGGCCGGCTCGGTGTGGCCGTCTGGCAGGGGCGCCGGTGGCTCCAGACCAAGCCCCGTCTTCACGCTCTAGTGAAGCGGATGACGGGGCGATCGTAAACGGCACAGGGCTTGCTACGGGGGGTTCAGACCGAAGCTTCATGGTCTTGGTTCGAGACGAACATCATGAACATTGCCAATTATCACCGCATCGACAGCTTTTCCGGCGCCCGGCCGCTCGATCCCCCGGCCTCGGGACTCGACGCCTTCGGACAGGATCTCAAAGCCCTGATTGGGATCCTCTGGCGGCGCAAGCTGTCGATCATCGCCACGGCAGCCCTGTTCGTCGCGGCCGGTCTCCTCTTCGTCCTCCTGTCGACGCCCCTCTATCGCTCCTCCACACAAATCCTCATCGATCCGCGCTCAAAGCGCTTCCTGCAGGCCGAAGAGGTGGTGCCCAGCGGCCTTGGGACTTCATCGCAAGGGGCGGATTCGCTCCTCGTGGACAGCCAGATCGAGATCATCGGCTCGGACAGCGTGCTGCGCCGGGTGGTCGAGACGCAGGGCCTTGCCCGCGATCCCGAATTCGCCAAACCGATGAGCCTGGGACTGCGCGCCAAGCTGCTTGCGCTGCTGGGAGAGTCCTCCGGGGCTGACAGCGCTCAGGATCCCACAGAACTTGCCCTGCAGCGGCTGCGCGAGGCGCTCTACGTCAAGCGCGTCGGCAATACCTATGTCATCCAGATCTACATGCTGCTGCCCAGCGGGCGGCAGGCCGCCGCCATCGCCAATGCGGTCGCCGAGGCCTATCTCGCTGACGAAGTCCAGGCGAGTTCGTCCTCAACGCGCGATGCCACAGACACTCTCACCGCGCGGTTCGACGAGTTACGCGCCAATGTCGAGCGCGCCGAAAACCGGGTCGAGGACTATCGAAAGGCGCATGATCTGATCGGCACGCAAGGCGTCCTGATCGATGAGCAACAGCTGCAGGACATCAATCAGCGCCTGGGCGCCGCGCGCGCTCGCGTCGAGACGGCTCAAGCCAGGTTCGACCAAGCGCAACTGCTGGCCAGGTCCGGCTCGGCTGCAGCCTCGGCCGCAGACGGGCTGGATTCGCCGGCCCTTAGCGGACTGCGGACCAATCTTGCGGATATCGACCGGAAACGCGCGGAATTGAGCGCCGTGTTCGGTCCCAGCCATCCCCAGATGAAGACGATCGAGGCGCAACACGCCATTGCCCAGAGGCAGCTTGCGGAAGAGCTCTCCCTTGTGCTGCAGCGTGCGCGCAGCGAGCTGGAGCTTGCGCGGGCAGACCAGACCTCGCTGACGGCCAGCCTGTCGCGGATGAAGCAGGTGGCGCTCACCAACAACGAGGCGCAGATCAAGCTGCGCGAATTGCAACGGGATGCCGACGCCTCAAAGGCCGTGCTCGAAAACGTGCTCACCCGCGCCAAGCAGAGCAGCGAGCAGGAAGATCTCGCGACGAGCAATTTCCGTATCATCACCAAAGCCTCGGCGCCGATCCGCGCCGCCTATCCGCCCGCCCTGCTGGTCCTTGCCGGCGCCCTTCTCGCAGGTCTTGCGGTCGGCGCACTCCTGGCCTGGCTGCGGGACCATTTCACCGCCAAAGATCCGTCCTTCGAAAGGTCCGCCGCATGAACGAGATCAATCGTTCCTTCACACCCGCCGTCATCTCCTCGAACCGGCGGATCCTCGTCACCGGCGGTTCCGGCTTCATCGGGAGCCATCTTTGCGAGAGGTTGCTGGATGCCGGGCACGAGGTGCTCTGCGTCGACAATTTCTTCACCGGCGCGCGGGCCAATGTCGCCCATCTGCTCGACCACAGGAATTTCGAGCTGATGCGCCACGACGTCACCATGCCGCTCTATGTGGAGGTCGACGAGATCTACAATCTCGCCTGCCCGGCGTCACCGATCCACTACCAGCGTGACCCCACCCAGACCATCAAGACCTCGGTCCATGGCGCCATCAACATGCTCGGGCTTGCTAAACGTCTGAATGCGAAGATCCTGCAATCCTCCACCAGCGAAGTCTATGGGGACCCGCAGGTGCATCCGCAGCCGGAATCCTATTGGGGGAATGTCAATCCCATCGGGCCGCGCGCGTGTTACGACGAGGGCAAGCGCTGCGCGGAGACCCTGTTCTTCGCCTATCGCATGCAACATGACCTGCCGATCAAGGTGATGCGCATCTTCAACACCTATGGCCCGCGGATGCATCCGAATGATGGGCGTGTGGTGTCGAACTTCATCATCCAGGCCTTGACGAACCAGCCGATTACACTGTTCGGGGACGGAGAGCAGACGCGTTCCTTCTGCTATGTGGACGATCTGGTCGAAGGCATGATCCGACTCATGGACCGCACCCCCGACAGCGTCACCGGCCCCGTCAATATCGGCAATCCAGGGGAATTCACCATCCGGGCGCTGGCCGAGACCGTGCTGGAGCTGACCGGATCGCGCTCGGCTCTGGTGCGCCGGCCGCTGCCGGTCGACGATCCACGGCAGCGCCGGCCGGATATCAGCCTTGCCAAGTCGCTGCTGAACTGGGAGCCGACGATCGAGTTGCGCGAAGGGCTCGCCAAGACCATCGCCTATTTCGACGCGTTTCTGGCAAGCGCTCAAGCCGAGGTCTACGCGGCGCACTAACCCCGCTGCGACGTATTGCGGCGTGACCGGTGCCACCGTCGCGCGTAACCATTGCACCGGGCAATGGGACAGTCGAGGGATCGTGGCTCAGCCGCGTGCAAGGATCGTTTGGTGGGGTCGGGGGCTATCGCTCCTCGCCGTGTTCGTGCTTTGCGTCCTCGCGCCGCTTCACGCCATCGCCCAGATCCAGGCGGCCTTACCTGGCGGCAGTTCGGTCGTCGATCCCCTGGCTGCATCCATCTGCCGGGTCGACACCCACAATACCGATCAATCCTCTGGTGACTTGGGAAAGCCTTGCGACGCCTGCCGTCTCGTGCAGCAGGCGAGCCCACTCATTCCCATCTCCCTTCCCGATCTGGAAGGCTCCAAGGCACTGTGCTGGGGCGGGCTCGCTGAGCGCGAGGCTCTGCTCCGGGTAATTCCCACCCGCAATGCGAGCTCAGCTCCCCCCGATCCCACTGGTCCGCCCCACGCCTAAGGCAGCGTCGGCCCGCCTGGGCCGTCAACCGTGCAGACTGGAATTCAGCCGCGCAGCCTGACTGCTGCGGCCTGTGGGACTTGCTCAATGACTGATCTTGCCGACGTGGAACGCCCGTTGCGGCGCGTCCATTCCTTTGACCTCTATCGCGCCGTCTGGCGCTGGCACTTCTATGCGGGCCTGTTCTGCCTGCCCTTCCTCATCATGCTGTCGATCACCGGGGGCTTGTACCTGTTTCGTGACGGCATCGACAATTTCGTCCATCGCGATGTGAAATTCATCTCGCAGCAAAGCGTGCCGCAAAAACCGCCGAGCGAGATCGTGGCGGCGGCGACAGCCTCGGTACAGGGCACACCGGTTCAATACACACCACCCGCGTCACCCGATGCGTCGGCGGAGGTCAGCGTCAAGACGCCGGCAGGGGAGCGGTTGTCCGTCTTCGTCAATCCCTATTCGGGCGAAGTCCTCGGAACGATCCCGTTCAAGGGAACGGTAATGTGGATCATCCGGCAGATCCACAGCCTCGGCTATTTCGGCCCGATCGCTAACGGCGTCATCGAGATTGTCGGTGGCTGGGCGATCCTGCTCGTGGTGACCGGGCTCTATCTCTGGTGGCCGAGGAAGCAGGCGGGGGGCGTGCTCTCCGTGAGAGGCACGCCCAAGTCCCGGATCTTCTGGCGCGACACCCACGCAGTGACGGGGGCGATCTCGGGATTCTTCATCGTCTTCCTCGCCGTGTCCGGCATGCCCTGGTCGGTGTTTTGGGGCGACAAGGTCAATGAATGGGCCAATGGGACCAATTATGGCTATCCCTCAGGGGTCTATGTGGGCGTGCCGGTCTCCGACGAGCATATGAACCACGTTGCGCCGACGCCCTGGTCGCTGGAGCAGGCCCAGATCCCCATGTCGCATCAGGCCGGGCAGTCGAGTGCGATCGGCCTGGATGCAGCGGTCGCCAAGTTTGAGTCGATGGGGCTGAGCAAGGGTTTTGCCGTCGGCCTTCCTCAGGACAAGACGGGCGTCTATTCCGCGACCGTCTATCCTGACGATCTCTCCCAGCAACGCATCGTCCATCTCGACCAGTATAGCGGCCAGCCGCTGATCGACATGTCGTACGCCGATTACGGGCCCTTCGCCAAAGCGATGGAGTGGGGCATCAACACCCATATGGGCCAGGAATTCGGACTGATCAATCAGATCGTCATGCTGGTCGTGTGCCTGGCCATCATCACTCTGGCGGTGTCGTCCGGCGTGATGTGGTGGAAGCGGCGGCCCAAGGGCAGCCTCGGCGTGCCGCCCATGCCCGCCGACCGCCGCAAGCTCTATGTGGTGGCCGCGATGCTGGCGATCGGAGGGATCATCTTTCCCCTGGTCGGGCTCTCGCTGCTCTTCGTCCTGACGCTGGACCTCGTGGTAACGTCTCTGCCCCGGCGCAGAGGCACTGTCGATCAAACTGTCTGACCTGATCCTAAAAGGAACCCCATATGACTCCGACTCGCAGAACTGCAACTCTGTCCATCGCCGCTGGCCTTCTCTGCCTCTCCACATTTGGCGCTTTTGCCCATGGCACCAAACTCGGCGACATCGAGGTCGAGAACCCATGGGTGCGGGCAACGCCGGTGGGCGCACCGTCAGGGGGAGGCTATGTCGTCATCATCAACACAGGTGACACGGCCGATCGTCTCCTCTCTGCAACTCTGGAGACAGCGGGGCAGACCGAGATTCATGAGATGAGCATGAACAATGGCGTGATGAAGATGCGCGCTTTGCCGAATGGCCTGGAACTCGCGCCGAAGAGCAAGGTCGTGTTGAAGCCCGGCGGGTATCACTTGATGTTCCTCGAGCTCAAGCAGCCCATCCAGGAGGGTGAACCGCTGCCCGGCACCCTTACCTTCGAGAAGGCTGGAACCCTCAAGGTCCAGTTCCAGGTCGAGCCCATCGGTTCTGCCGGCCCGAGCCACGACCATTAACGCTTGTGCTATGGCCTGGCGGCCGACGGTGCCGCCAGGCGAAGGAAGCTGGCTAGGCTCCCGAGGGCCGCGAAACCGCAGCCGAGCCAAAGAGACAGCAGCGATCCGTCGCTGCTGAACAGGTGGAAGCACAGGGCCACCAGGGCTGCCCCGGTCGTCTGGCCAAACAGCCTTGCCGCGGCGACGATGCCGCTTGCTCCTCCGGCGCGTTCCGCTGGTGCGCTGGTGATGAGCGCCTTCAGATTGGGCGACTGGAAGAAGCCAAAGCCGGCACCGCAGAGAGCCATGCGCCAGACGATGTCGGCGGTCGAAGGATCCGCCGGCATCAGCGCCAAGGCGGCCATGCCGATGCACATCGTCATCAGTCCCACACCCCCGAGGATGCCCGGGGGATAGCGGTCGGAGAGGCGGCCCGCGATCGGACCCATCAATGCGACGACCGCAGGCCATGACGTCATCAGGAACCCCGTCTCGACCTGGCTGCGGCCGAGGCCGGTCTGCAGCAGGAAGGGCAGCGCCACGAAGGCGATGGCCTGGGCGGCGAAGGCTCCCACAGCGGTCATTGCCGACAAGGCGAAGACCGGTCGCCTGAAGAGATCCACGGCCAGCATGGGGGCAGGGTGTCCGCGCTGCCACCAGATCAACAGGACGAGACAGACGACCGAACCCAGACTTTCGACCCCAACCGAAGCCCAGGACGCCTGATGGGAGGCATCATTGATGCCCAGCATGAGCAGGGCGAAAAAGCCGGCACTTAGGATCGCCGCGCCCAGTTGAAAACCATGGGCTGATCGCGGCGTCTGGGGGAGGTTGCGCAAGGAGAGGACGATCGCGGCCACGCCGATGGGCACATTGATCAGGAACAGCCAGTGCCAGGAGCCGACCCACAGGATCAGAGAGGCGACGGTCGGACCGATCGTGAAGGACATCGCCACGACCAACGAGTTGAGGCCGAAGCCCTGGCCCAACATCTTCGAGGGGTAGACGTAGCGCAGCAGGGCGGTGTTGACGGACATGATCGCCGCAGCGCCCAAACCCTGAAGCGCCCGGGCGGCAACGAGGGAAGGCAGCGACCAGGCCAGGCCGCAGGCCAGGGAGGTCAATGTGAAGAGCACGAGGCCGGTGATATAGACCTTGCGATGGCCGACGATATCTCCCAAAGCCGCCAGCGGCAGGATCGCGGCCAGCACAGCAATCTGATAGGAGCTGACGATCCAGATGGCGGTTGCGGAGTCCGTGCCGATATCGGTGGCAATGGTGGGCAGGGCCGTGTTCGTGATCGCCGTGTCCAGCGTCGCCATGGCGATCGCTGCCGCGATCGCGAATGCGGCCTGGACGCGCTGCGGCGCAGGCAGGCCATCCTGGTGGGCCGGCGAGGTCGCATGCGCTTTCGGCTGGAGCATCTGTGTTCCAAACACGGAAAAGGCCCCAGCTGGCGCCGGGGCCCTCATTCACAGGAACATCTAGAGCAATGCCACAGGCATTTCTACCCAGGACCCATGCTCATGCATGGGGTCCGGTCTGCGGCGGAAGCATGCGATCGAGAAGCGCGTCGCGGCGCATAATGAGGTGGAATGCGGTCGCCCCGATATGGAGAGCAATGAGGCCGTAGACCGCCCACTGCCCCAGGAGATGGAGCTTTTCCGCCCATTCGGCCAAAGACTCGTTCTTCGGCAGAGCGGGAAGCTCAAAGAGACCGAAAAAGGGGACGGGCGAGCCACTCGAGGCCATGAGGTAGCCGGTGATCGGCATAATCAGAAGAATCAAATAGAGCAGCCAGGGGCTGATCTTGGCGGAGACTTC is part of the Rhodoligotrophos appendicifer genome and harbors:
- a CDS encoding MFS transporter; the protein is MLQPKAHATSPAHQDGLPAPQRVQAAFAIAAAIAMATLDTAITNTALPTIATDIGTDSATAIWIVSSYQIAVLAAILPLAALGDIVGHRKVYITGLVLFTLTSLACGLAWSLPSLVAARALQGLGAAAIMSVNTALLRYVYPSKMLGQGFGLNSLVVAMSFTIGPTVASLILWVGSWHWLFLINVPIGVAAIVLSLRNLPQTPRSAHGFQLGAAILSAGFFALLMLGINDASHQASWASVGVESLGSVVCLVLLIWWQRGHPAPMLAVDLFRRPVFALSAMTAVGAFAAQAIAFVALPFLLQTGLGRSQVETGFLMTSWPAVVALMGPIAGRLSDRYPPGILGGVGLMTMCIGMAALALMPADPSTADIVWRMALCGAGFGFFQSPNLKALITSAPAERAGGASGIVAAARLFGQTTGAALVALCFHLFSSDGSLLSLWLGCGFAALGSLASFLRLAAPSAARP
- a CDS encoding copper chaperone PCu(A)C, giving the protein MTPTRRTATLSIAAGLLCLSTFGAFAHGTKLGDIEVENPWVRATPVGAPSGGGYVVIINTGDTADRLLSATLETAGQTEIHEMSMNNGVMKMRALPNGLELAPKSKVVLKPGGYHLMFLELKQPIQEGEPLPGTLTFEKAGTLKVQFQVEPIGSAGPSHDH
- a CDS encoding UDP-glucuronic acid decarboxylase family protein, with product MNEINRSFTPAVISSNRRILVTGGSGFIGSHLCERLLDAGHEVLCVDNFFTGARANVAHLLDHRNFELMRHDVTMPLYVEVDEIYNLACPASPIHYQRDPTQTIKTSVHGAINMLGLAKRLNAKILQSSTSEVYGDPQVHPQPESYWGNVNPIGPRACYDEGKRCAETLFFAYRMQHDLPIKVMRIFNTYGPRMHPNDGRVVSNFIIQALTNQPITLFGDGEQTRSFCYVDDLVEGMIRLMDRTPDSVTGPVNIGNPGEFTIRALAETVLELTGSRSALVRRPLPVDDPRQRRPDISLAKSLLNWEPTIELREGLAKTIAYFDAFLASAQAEVYAAH
- a CDS encoding GumC family protein, which translates into the protein MNIANYHRIDSFSGARPLDPPASGLDAFGQDLKALIGILWRRKLSIIATAALFVAAGLLFVLLSTPLYRSSTQILIDPRSKRFLQAEEVVPSGLGTSSQGADSLLVDSQIEIIGSDSVLRRVVETQGLARDPEFAKPMSLGLRAKLLALLGESSGADSAQDPTELALQRLREALYVKRVGNTYVIQIYMLLPSGRQAAAIANAVAEAYLADEVQASSSSTRDATDTLTARFDELRANVERAENRVEDYRKAHDLIGTQGVLIDEQQLQDINQRLGAARARVETAQARFDQAQLLARSGSAAASAADGLDSPALSGLRTNLADIDRKRAELSAVFGPSHPQMKTIEAQHAIAQRQLAEELSLVLQRARSELELARADQTSLTASLSRMKQVALTNNEAQIKLRELQRDADASKAVLENVLTRAKQSSEQEDLATSNFRIITKASAPIRAAYPPALLVLAGALLAGLAVGALLAWLRDHFTAKDPSFERSAA
- a CDS encoding O-antigen ligase family protein, with the protein product MSLALEVRTDAGTEIWARAVARWLPALILFYSLFIWPVLYGQSPDTGPALAERVAETQSTLLNQLFFPAMFLTAAFVWVATSYRRSAALWQPALILVALLLGLFILSTLWSVAPDTALKRAILQITIVGALVLSIVAASDPEAVVDRIFWMLAAVLLVNLGVVAVTAPGPLGYEGLFPQKNGLGAAAALGVLFALHHAATRVGLARLAALGLLLAGLALLVLSRSKTSLGLAVLVPVLTLFICVTARACRLSVPLLVSGLTIAAVLVFYLGVGSYVWTFDSVAYALFGDPTLTTRTDIWVFATSMASRLPILGYGFESFWQTGVESPSFREAPGFIARMPHAHNGYIDILLQTGWVGLTLLGIVLWTALGLAGRVLKQHFGLGYLCVTLMVFLMLYNLLESAWFRGFDYMSMVFVIALSLAATARRTAPWNG
- a CDS encoding GNAT family N-acetyltransferase, which gives rise to MTRIAAADRQDAPTRPVILHISSDYPNPIRTPTTTAVERLVDRLTLFDQVVISLQRIGNPFRCYWKDLGEVNGRRLIAHGYFALPFGVGMIVSQFLLARRIGRFLTQEGIVPTTVHSHRFTFEGIAAWLVARRRKAALFYSVRGEVEAKVFRAKPTYRPLFRRMARDATRAFYVSAWFREGFERVTGIDPRKTRTLPNFVENARPKITPVAPEPILVTALNLDALEKKGLPTLLQAFALAGDALKDVRLEIIGYGSAAGAEAAKALIVRHGLQGRAFLRGYVPHAQLLEEFPSRLAMVLPSRDETFGMVYLEALFAGTPVLYSKMTGIDGYLDGLAVGEAADPHDPEDVARALTALVGDNDAYRKRIEAEAGELFRRFDPVRNLELYRDDVLRVTAGGLETAVIEVHRDCAPLEAEWRALEEGGHVTAFQRYDFVAPLYAAFQRHQRAQPLMVVVRPQAGAAPMMILPLCAYRERGLRMISVADLRVADYCAPILAADFPAEDAAGFLDLWRRIEAMLPDADVIRLRKLPEKVGGLTNPLLHLPIKAPFSAMAHGVRIGTPWPEKARMVMSSKALSGLRRRERQLNAIAPVSFASHSGDGQAESLYETLAHQRIDRFGRLQREDMMREAMWSEFYRDLTLGQTARAYGRVIGLKVGDAFAATGFGLVHDDAFHLLMMAFDMDGPSHLAPGRVMLFKAMEAFAEDGMTYFDLTVGDEPYKQSLGADDRVLYEALSPRSVKGRLGVAVWQGRRWLQTKPRLHALVKRMTGRS
- a CDS encoding PepSY-associated TM helix domain-containing protein produces the protein MTDLADVERPLRRVHSFDLYRAVWRWHFYAGLFCLPFLIMLSITGGLYLFRDGIDNFVHRDVKFISQQSVPQKPPSEIVAAATASVQGTPVQYTPPASPDASAEVSVKTPAGERLSVFVNPYSGEVLGTIPFKGTVMWIIRQIHSLGYFGPIANGVIEIVGGWAILLVVTGLYLWWPRKQAGGVLSVRGTPKSRIFWRDTHAVTGAISGFFIVFLAVSGMPWSVFWGDKVNEWANGTNYGYPSGVYVGVPVSDEHMNHVAPTPWSLEQAQIPMSHQAGQSSAIGLDAAVAKFESMGLSKGFAVGLPQDKTGVYSATVYPDDLSQQRIVHLDQYSGQPLIDMSYADYGPFAKAMEWGINTHMGQEFGLINQIVMLVVCLAIITLAVSSGVMWWKRRPKGSLGVPPMPADRRKLYVVAAMLAIGGIIFPLVGLSLLFVLTLDLVVTSLPRRRGTVDQTV
- a CDS encoding WecB/TagA/CpsF family glycosyltransferase; the encoded protein is MTNSASLSGRVHFLGAPYDLRAVEEVLASLLAVGPEDRFRYVVTPNVDHVTRLTERHDLLPLYESAWQSWCDSHIVRRLGFLVGLRLPHLNGTDVVERIFDEVLRPGDRLAVIAARPDVLEALSTNFPQYDFFGHVPPMGFVNDPQAFSECVEFGAHCGARFLFIAVGAPQSEQVAYAISRAPGATGTAFCIGAAMEFIGGVKTRAPEVMQRLGFEWLHRLLSEPRRLWRRYVLSVGPLAMLFAKEVVRWR